A genomic region of Pseudomonas sp. MPC6 contains the following coding sequences:
- a CDS encoding acetyl-CoA C-acyltransferase, translated as MDLNEVVIVATARTALAKSFRGSFNDTEAPVLGGHVVRAVVERAGIEPGEVEDVIMGAAVQQGTQAYNIGRLCAYTGGLPDTVPGMALDRMCASGLMSIGVAAKGIMTGEMTIAIGGGVESLSLTQTKHKNSYRAQSEAVLDIMPSAYIPMLETAEIVSRRYGISRAAQDEYSLQSQLRTAAAQRDGLFDDEIVGLSVDKLCFDAAGQPSGHQRVLVERDECNRPNTRLEDLASLKPVWKDGKWIEQGEFITAGNASQFSDGASASLLMSRVEAKRRGLTPLGIYRGIAVGGCAPEEMGIGPVVAVPKLLKRFGLSVADIGLWEINEAFACQVLHCRDALQIPAERLNVNGGAIAIGHPFGMSGARMVGHALLEGRRRGARYVVIAMCIGGGMGAAGLFELP; from the coding sequence ATGGACCTGAATGAAGTTGTCATCGTTGCCACTGCGCGGACCGCGCTCGCCAAGTCGTTCCGCGGCTCGTTCAACGATACCGAAGCCCCGGTACTGGGCGGACATGTGGTGCGTGCGGTGGTCGAGCGCGCCGGCATCGAACCGGGTGAAGTAGAAGATGTGATCATGGGCGCGGCGGTGCAGCAGGGCACCCAGGCCTACAACATCGGCCGCCTCTGCGCGTATACCGGCGGCTTGCCGGACACCGTGCCGGGCATGGCCCTGGACCGCATGTGCGCCTCGGGCCTGATGAGCATCGGCGTCGCCGCCAAGGGCATCATGACCGGCGAAATGACCATCGCCATTGGCGGCGGCGTGGAGTCGCTGTCACTGACCCAGACCAAGCACAAGAACAGCTATCGCGCCCAGTCCGAAGCCGTGCTGGACATCATGCCCAGCGCCTATATCCCGATGCTGGAAACCGCCGAAATTGTCTCGCGCCGTTATGGCATCAGCCGCGCGGCCCAGGACGAGTATTCCCTGCAGAGCCAGCTGCGCACCGCCGCCGCCCAACGTGACGGCTTGTTCGACGATGAAATCGTCGGCTTGAGCGTCGATAAGTTGTGCTTCGATGCCGCTGGCCAGCCCAGCGGCCATCAGCGTGTGCTGGTCGAGCGTGACGAATGCAATCGGCCGAACACGCGCCTGGAAGACCTGGCTTCGCTGAAACCGGTGTGGAAGGACGGTAAATGGATCGAGCAGGGTGAATTCATTACCGCCGGCAACGCTTCGCAGTTTTCCGATGGCGCCTCGGCCAGCCTGCTGATGAGCCGCGTCGAAGCCAAGCGTCGGGGGCTGACTCCGTTGGGCATCTACCGAGGCATTGCCGTGGGCGGCTGCGCGCCGGAGGAAATGGGCATCGGCCCGGTGGTGGCCGTGCCGAAATTGCTCAAGCGCTTTGGCCTGAGCGTGGCGGATATCGGCCTGTGGGAAATCAACGAAGCCTTTGCCTGCCAGGTCCTGCATTGCCGCGATGCACTGCAAATCCCGGCGGAACGTCTGAACGTCAACGGCGGCGCGATTGCCATCGGCCATCCGTTCGGCATGTCCGGCGCACGCATGGTCGGTCACGCACTGCTGGAGGGTCGCCGTCGCGGCGCCCGTTATGTGGTAATCGCCATGTGCATTGGCGGCGGCATGGGGGCGGCCGGTTTGTTCGAACTGCCATAG
- a CDS encoding MaoC family dehydratase, with protein sequence MSHVFSSAQALLEAEGLDLGCTEWLTISQQRIDLFAEATGDHQWIHVDPVRAASGPFGVCIAHGYLTQSLVNLFLPQLLTIDNMAMGVNYGSDRVRFPAPVKVGSRVRGNASIVRAEQLADAVQLVVRVTVEVEGQARPGCVIDTISRYTFNPITE encoded by the coding sequence ATGAGTCATGTTTTCAGCAGTGCCCAGGCGTTGCTCGAGGCCGAGGGCCTGGACCTGGGTTGCACCGAGTGGCTGACCATCAGCCAGCAGCGCATTGACCTGTTTGCCGAAGCCACGGGTGATCACCAGTGGATTCATGTCGACCCGGTGCGCGCCGCCAGCGGGCCGTTTGGCGTCTGTATCGCCCACGGCTACCTGACCCAGTCGCTCGTCAATCTGTTCCTGCCGCAATTGCTCACCATCGACAACATGGCGATGGGGGTCAATTACGGCAGCGACCGCGTGCGTTTCCCGGCGCCGGTCAAGGTGGGGTCGCGAGTGCGCGGCAACGCCAGCATCGTGCGCGCCGAGCAGCTGGCAGACGCCGTGCAACTGGTGGTGCGCGTGACCGTGGAAGTCGAGGGCCAGGCGCGGCCTGGCTGTGTGATCGACACCATCAGCCGTTACACCTTCAACCCTATTACCGAGTGA
- a CDS encoding SDR family oxidoreductase produces the protein MKQAPPYVPGHQLLAGKSVLITAAAGAGIGYSAARRSAEEGCRALMISDVHPRRLEEAVERLKAETGLQAIYGQLCNVTVEAEVQALVASAEELLGGVDVLINNAGLGGQKLVVEMSDEEWLRVLDVTLTGTFRMTRAILPHMQRRGAGAIVNNASVLGWRAQKEQAHYAAAKAGVMALTRCSALEAAEFGVRINAVSPSIALHDFLKKASSEELLASLAGREAFGRAAEVWEVANVMMFLASDYASYMVGEVLSVSSQQA, from the coding sequence GTGAAACAAGCTCCCCCTTATGTCCCGGGCCATCAATTACTGGCTGGAAAATCCGTGCTGATTACCGCTGCCGCAGGTGCCGGTATCGGTTACTCGGCCGCCCGGCGCAGCGCCGAGGAGGGTTGCCGGGCACTGATGATTTCGGACGTGCACCCGCGCCGCCTCGAAGAAGCCGTGGAGCGTCTCAAGGCCGAAACCGGCCTGCAGGCCATTTACGGCCAGCTGTGCAATGTCACGGTCGAAGCCGAGGTCCAGGCCTTGGTGGCGAGCGCGGAAGAGTTGCTGGGCGGTGTCGATGTGTTGATCAACAACGCCGGCCTCGGTGGCCAGAAACTCGTAGTCGAGATGAGTGACGAAGAATGGCTGCGAGTGCTGGATGTGACCCTGACCGGGACGTTCCGCATGACCCGCGCGATACTGCCACACATGCAGCGCCGTGGCGCCGGAGCCATCGTCAACAATGCTTCGGTCCTGGGTTGGCGCGCACAGAAGGAACAGGCCCATTACGCCGCGGCCAAGGCCGGGGTGATGGCCCTGACCCGTTGCAGTGCGCTGGAAGCTGCCGAGTTCGGCGTGCGCATCAACGCGGTTTCACCGTCGATCGCCCTGCATGATTTTCTCAAGAAGGCCTCCAGTGAAGAGCTGCTCGCCAGCCTCGCCGGGCGCGAGGCATTCGGCCGTGCCGCCGAAGTCTGGGAAGTCGCCAACGTGATGATGTTCCTGGCCAGCGACTACGCCTCCTACATGGTTGGCGAAGTATTGTCCGTCAGTTCCCAACAAGCCTGA
- a CDS encoding SDR family oxidoreductase, protein MAICSGRTVIITGAGGGLGRAYALAFAAAGANVVINDIRADAAQDVAGEIRANGGQAIANSDDITTLATAERIVEAAVAAFGEVHVLVNNAGVLRDRMFISLSEEDWDMVMRVHLKGHYCLANLLGRRWRDLAKAGTPVDARIINTSSGAGLQGSVGQSNYSAAKGGIAALTLVQAAELARYGITANALAPAARTSMTESAMPDVVKKPEDGSFDAWAPDNVAPLVVWLGSAESAHVSGQIFESQGGRISLGDGWRTGVTRDKGALWRVEEIGAAVAEILAEAPAAQRVWGS, encoded by the coding sequence ATGGCTATTTGTTCAGGCCGCACCGTGATCATCACCGGGGCCGGCGGCGGACTCGGTCGCGCCTACGCGCTGGCGTTCGCGGCGGCGGGCGCCAACGTGGTGATCAACGATATTCGCGCCGACGCGGCGCAGGATGTAGCGGGCGAGATCCGCGCCAACGGTGGCCAGGCCATCGCCAACAGTGACGACATCACCACCCTGGCCACCGCCGAGCGCATCGTCGAAGCGGCAGTGGCGGCGTTCGGTGAGGTGCACGTGCTGGTCAACAATGCCGGCGTCCTGCGCGACCGCATGTTCATCAGTCTCAGCGAAGAGGACTGGGACATGGTCATGCGCGTTCACCTCAAGGGCCATTATTGCCTGGCGAACCTGTTGGGGCGACGCTGGCGCGATCTGGCCAAGGCCGGCACTCCGGTCGATGCACGCATCATCAACACCAGTTCCGGCGCGGGCCTGCAAGGCTCGGTGGGGCAGTCCAACTATTCGGCGGCCAAGGGCGGGATTGCCGCGTTGACCCTGGTGCAGGCCGCTGAGCTGGCGCGCTACGGCATCACCGCCAACGCGTTGGCTCCGGCTGCGCGCACCTCGATGACCGAAAGCGCCATGCCCGATGTGGTCAAGAAGCCTGAGGACGGCAGTTTCGACGCCTGGGCGCCGGACAACGTCGCGCCGTTGGTGGTGTGGTTGGGCAGCGCCGAATCGGCCCACGTCAGCGGCCAGATTTTCGAGAGCCAGGGTGGCCGCATTTCCCTTGGGGACGGCTGGCGCACCGGGGTCACCCGCGACAAGGGCGCGTTGTGGCGTGTCGAGGAAATCGGCGCCGCCGTGGCTGAGATTCTCGCCGAAGCGCCTGCGGCGCAGCGAGTCTGGGGCAGCTGA
- a CDS encoding acetyl-CoA C-acetyltransferase, translating into MPEAYIVDALRSPTGKRKGALSEVHAIDLGAHVLRALVERNAIPGEDYDDVIFGCVDTIGSQAGDIARTSWLAAGLPLNVPGTTIDRQCGSSQQALHFAAQAVMSGTQDVIAVGGVQTMTRIPISSAMLAGQPLGFTDPFSGSEGWRARFGNQPVNQFYAAQRIADHWGITREQMEAFALQSHSRALAAIESGRFAREIVACNGLFADETPRLTSLAKMAELQPVDPQYPSITAAVSSQTCDASAALLVVSEAALKRYDLTPRARIHHLTVLGDDPIWHLTAPIAATRRALAKTGLRMSDIDRVEINEAFASVVMAWTKELDYDPARTNVNGGAIALGHPLGATGARLMTTLLNELECSGGRYGLQTMCEGGGQANVTIIERL; encoded by the coding sequence ATGCCAGAGGCCTATATTGTTGATGCACTGCGCAGCCCGACCGGCAAGCGCAAAGGCGCCTTGAGCGAGGTCCATGCCATAGACCTGGGGGCTCATGTGCTCAGGGCATTGGTGGAACGCAACGCTATCCCGGGCGAAGACTATGACGACGTGATTTTCGGTTGCGTCGACACCATTGGCTCCCAGGCCGGTGATATTGCCCGTACCAGTTGGCTCGCCGCCGGGTTGCCGCTGAATGTGCCCGGCACCACGATCGATCGCCAGTGTGGGTCGTCGCAACAGGCGCTGCATTTTGCGGCGCAGGCGGTGATGAGCGGCACCCAGGATGTGATCGCCGTGGGCGGGGTGCAAACCATGACCCGGATTCCGATTTCCTCGGCCATGCTCGCCGGACAACCCTTGGGTTTTACCGATCCGTTTTCCGGTAGCGAAGGCTGGCGCGCACGTTTCGGTAATCAGCCGGTCAACCAGTTCTATGCCGCCCAGCGCATCGCCGATCATTGGGGCATCACGCGTGAGCAGATGGAAGCGTTTGCCCTGCAAAGCCATAGCCGCGCCCTGGCCGCCATCGAGAGCGGGCGTTTCGCTCGGGAAATCGTCGCTTGCAACGGCCTGTTCGCGGATGAAACCCCGCGCTTGACCAGCCTGGCAAAAATGGCCGAGCTGCAGCCGGTGGACCCGCAATACCCCTCGATCACTGCCGCTGTTTCGAGCCAGACCTGCGATGCCTCGGCGGCGTTGCTGGTGGTGTCCGAGGCGGCGCTCAAGCGCTACGACTTGACGCCACGGGCGCGCATCCATCACCTGACGGTGTTGGGCGATGATCCGATCTGGCACCTGACCGCGCCAATCGCCGCGACACGCCGGGCCCTGGCAAAAACCGGCCTGCGCATGAGCGATATCGACCGGGTAGAGATCAACGAAGCGTTTGCCTCGGTGGTCATGGCCTGGACCAAGGAACTGGACTACGACCCGGCGCGCACCAACGTCAACGGTGGCGCCATTGCCCTGGGCCACCCGCTCGGCGCCACGGGCGCCCGGCTGATGACCACGCTGTTGAACGAGCTGGAATGCAGCGGCGGCCGTTATGGCCTGCAAACGATGTGCGAAGGCGGCGGCCAGGCCAACGTCACGATCATCGAACGCCTCTAG
- a CDS encoding acyl-CoA dehydrogenase family protein: MDFTFTDDQLTFREAISRFLMTEAAPEMLREIWETDVGRSPDLRHKIAAQGLTALSVPEAEGGLGMDDVAWALMTQELGYYAIPDSLADTAYVATGLLAGLATDHPARSSLLPRIAEGTLRLAINHPVNVLVGDAQLAEVLILIDGDDIHVVPRSQVDVQPRTSIDASRRLGRVTWNPTPATCVASGAAGRALQAQLLDRGALSVAGQLLGLAQRMLDLSVDYVAQRKQFGKPIGSFQAVKHHLADVARQIEQAKPVLYRAAHGLAQGDSNASVWVSQARLACCEASWIAARKGIQVHGAMGYTWEVDLQMFMKRAWALDASWGDRGFHKTRVSDYLFADGARLGPGHTFEE; encoded by the coding sequence ATGGACTTCACTTTTACCGATGACCAGCTGACGTTTCGCGAAGCCATCAGTCGTTTCCTGATGACTGAAGCCGCCCCGGAGATGCTCCGGGAAATCTGGGAAACCGATGTCGGTCGCTCACCGGACCTGCGTCACAAGATCGCCGCCCAGGGCCTGACCGCCTTGTCGGTCCCCGAAGCCGAGGGTGGCCTGGGCATGGACGATGTGGCCTGGGCGCTGATGACCCAGGAGCTGGGGTACTACGCGATTCCCGATTCCCTGGCTGACACCGCCTATGTCGCCACCGGCTTGCTCGCCGGCCTGGCGACTGATCACCCGGCACGCAGCAGCTTGTTGCCACGGATCGCCGAAGGCACATTGCGCCTTGCCATCAACCACCCCGTCAACGTGCTGGTCGGCGATGCGCAACTGGCAGAAGTGTTGATTCTCATCGATGGCGATGACATTCACGTGGTGCCGCGTTCGCAGGTGGATGTGCAACCCCGGACGAGCATCGATGCGTCGCGGCGCCTGGGTCGGGTGACCTGGAACCCGACACCGGCCACCTGTGTGGCCAGCGGCGCGGCGGGTCGTGCCTTGCAAGCGCAACTGCTCGACCGTGGCGCCTTGTCGGTGGCCGGGCAATTGCTCGGGCTGGCGCAACGCATGCTCGATTTGTCGGTGGACTACGTCGCTCAGCGCAAGCAGTTTGGCAAGCCCATCGGCAGCTTCCAGGCGGTCAAGCATCATTTGGCCGATGTCGCCCGGCAGATCGAACAGGCCAAACCCGTGCTGTACCGCGCCGCCCACGGCCTGGCGCAAGGCGACAGCAACGCCAGCGTCTGGGTTTCCCAGGCCCGCCTGGCCTGCTGCGAGGCAAGCTGGATCGCCGCGCGCAAGGGCATTCAGGTGCACGGCGCAATGGGTTACACCTGGGAAGTCGATCTGCAGATGTTCATGAAACGTGCCTGGGCGCTCGATGCGTCCTGGGGTGATCGGGGCTTTCATAAAACCCGTGTCAGCGACTACCTGTTCGCCGACGGTGCCCGCCTGGGCCCGGGCCATACTTTCGAGGAGTGA
- a CDS encoding acyl-CoA dehydrogenase family protein, with protein sequence MELTYTPKQNAFRAEVRAWLAANLPREPLASYDTREGFEQHRAWEAKLFESRWSMVMWPAELGGRGCDLIEWLIFEEEYYGAGAPMRVNQNGQLLLGPTLMEFGTPEQKQRFLPRMAASLDMWAQGWSEPNAGSDMAAITSKATLDGDHYVINGQKTWSTRATFADWLFGLFRSEPGSSRHHGLSFVMVPLNAPGVSIRPIKALNGKDAFAEVFFDDVRVPVANRIGAEGQGWHVAMATAGFERGLLLRSPARFQYTARKLVELYKANRDSADRDPGLRDAVLETWMGAEAYALSAYHTVGRLSRGEQIGAESSINKIIWSELDLKMHETAMRILGAGAELLPDADTDTDTDTAGWLEGFLFAQAGPIYAGTNEIQRNIIAERMLGLPK encoded by the coding sequence ATGGAACTGACTTATACCCCCAAGCAAAACGCCTTCCGCGCCGAAGTACGCGCCTGGCTGGCGGCCAACCTTCCACGCGAACCGCTGGCCAGCTACGACACCCGGGAAGGCTTTGAGCAGCACCGCGCCTGGGAAGCGAAGCTGTTCGAGAGCCGCTGGTCGATGGTGATGTGGCCCGCCGAACTGGGCGGTCGCGGTTGCGATCTGATCGAGTGGCTGATCTTCGAAGAGGAGTATTACGGTGCCGGGGCGCCGATGCGCGTCAACCAGAACGGCCAGTTGTTGCTGGGGCCGACCCTGATGGAGTTTGGCACCCCGGAACAGAAGCAGCGCTTCCTGCCACGCATGGCCGCCAGCCTCGACATGTGGGCGCAAGGCTGGTCGGAACCGAATGCCGGTTCGGACATGGCAGCGATCACCAGCAAGGCCACGCTCGACGGCGATCATTACGTGATCAACGGCCAGAAAACCTGGTCGACCCGAGCGACCTTCGCCGACTGGCTATTCGGCCTGTTCCGCAGCGAACCGGGCTCCTCGCGCCACCACGGCCTGTCGTTCGTGATGGTGCCACTGAATGCGCCGGGCGTGAGCATCCGTCCGATCAAGGCACTCAATGGCAAGGACGCCTTTGCCGAAGTGTTTTTCGACGACGTGCGCGTGCCGGTGGCCAACCGCATCGGTGCCGAAGGGCAGGGCTGGCATGTGGCAATGGCCACCGCCGGTTTTGAACGCGGGTTGCTGCTGCGTTCACCGGCGCGTTTCCAGTACACCGCCCGCAAGTTGGTGGAACTGTACAAGGCCAACCGCGACAGCGCCGACCGCGATCCGGGTCTGCGTGACGCGGTGCTGGAGACCTGGATGGGCGCCGAGGCCTACGCCCTGTCGGCCTACCACACGGTCGGGCGCCTCAGCCGGGGTGAGCAGATCGGTGCCGAGTCGAGCATCAACAAGATCATCTGGTCGGAGCTCGACCTGAAAATGCACGAAACCGCCATGCGCATTCTGGGCGCCGGCGCCGAGCTGCTGCCGGATGCCGATACCGATACCGATACCGATACTGCTGGCTGGCTGGAGGGTTTCCTGTTCGCCCAGGCCGGACCGATCTACGCCGGGACCAACGAAATCCAGCGCAATATCATTGCCGAGCGGATGCTCGGCTTGCCGAAATAA
- a CDS encoding enoyl-CoA hydratase family protein produces the protein MNQAFTTQLNQGIAELVIAKPPVNALDSQEWQALARQIEALGANPEVRVIVIRADGRGFCAGVDIKELDKYPERIVEVNAGNYATFKAVHRNPVPVIVAVHGFVLGGGIGITGAADIVIASECATFALPEVDRGAMGGGAHLQRLFPVQKVRYLFFTGDSIGAPEALQYGFIERIVSKDQLRETALGIAAKIAEKSPGMIRIAKEALNGIEDGNLEDKYRWEQGFTMQAYSSPDSAETRRAFVEKRDAKF, from the coding sequence GTGAACCAGGCATTTACGACACAACTCAATCAGGGGATCGCTGAACTGGTGATCGCCAAACCTCCGGTCAATGCCCTCGACAGCCAGGAATGGCAGGCGCTGGCGCGACAGATCGAAGCCCTCGGGGCCAATCCCGAGGTGCGGGTGATCGTGATCCGCGCCGATGGTCGCGGCTTTTGCGCCGGTGTCGACATCAAGGAGCTGGACAAGTATCCAGAGCGGATCGTCGAGGTCAACGCCGGTAACTACGCCACGTTCAAGGCCGTGCACCGCAACCCGGTGCCGGTGATTGTCGCGGTGCATGGTTTTGTCCTGGGCGGCGGCATCGGCATCACCGGGGCGGCGGACATCGTCATCGCCTCCGAATGCGCGACCTTCGCCCTGCCGGAAGTCGACCGTGGCGCCATGGGCGGCGGTGCGCATCTGCAACGGCTGTTCCCGGTGCAAAAAGTCCGTTACCTGTTCTTTACCGGCGACAGCATCGGCGCCCCCGAAGCCCTGCAATACGGCTTTATCGAGCGCATCGTCAGCAAGGACCAACTGCGCGAAACCGCGCTGGGCATCGCGGCGAAAATCGCCGAGAAGAGCCCGGGCATGATCCGCATCGCCAAGGAAGCCTTGAACGGCATCGAAGACGGCAACCTGGAAGACAAATACCGCTGGGAGCAGGGCTTCACCATGCAGGCCTACAGCAGCCCGGACTCCGCGGAAACGCGCCGGGCCTTCGTCGAAAAACGCGACGCGAAGTTCTGA
- a CDS encoding nitronate monooxygenase, with protein MNRWLDTPLTEALGCRYPIVQTAMGWVADANLVIATTQAGGFGFLAGATIAADELEGEIRKVIDATGGSNFGLNFHMFQDNAAQCVDLAIQYRLRAVSYGRGPDKQTIARFKAAKVLCIPTVGALKHALKAVELGADLITIQGGEGGGHTGGVPSSILLPQVLAAVKVPVIAAGGYATGRGLASVLAAGGAGIAMGTRFLMTRESPTPVATLERYLKVNDPQQVRVTTAVDGMRHRMIENRFINHLEKAGPFGRLRIALGSAWQWKQQTGMSLGHMASVFIRALREDPSQLSQVVMAANQPVLLQRSMVDGAPDEGILPSGQVAAAIGELLSCREVIEGIASEAQQCLDALLARSQTHPSTHPASIGEPL; from the coding sequence ATGAACCGCTGGCTGGATACGCCACTGACCGAGGCCCTCGGTTGCCGCTACCCGATTGTGCAAACCGCCATGGGGTGGGTTGCCGATGCCAACCTGGTGATCGCCACCACCCAGGCCGGAGGCTTCGGTTTCCTGGCCGGGGCGACTATCGCGGCCGATGAGCTGGAAGGCGAAATCCGCAAGGTGATCGACGCCACCGGTGGCAGCAACTTCGGGCTCAATTTTCATATGTTCCAGGACAACGCCGCGCAGTGCGTCGACCTGGCGATCCAGTACCGCCTGCGCGCCGTCAGCTACGGGCGCGGCCCGGACAAACAGACCATTGCGCGTTTCAAGGCGGCCAAGGTGTTGTGCATTCCCACCGTGGGCGCACTCAAACATGCATTGAAGGCTGTGGAACTGGGCGCCGACCTGATCACCATCCAGGGCGGCGAGGGCGGCGGTCATACCGGCGGCGTACCCAGTTCCATTCTGTTGCCTCAGGTACTGGCCGCGGTCAAGGTGCCGGTGATCGCCGCCGGCGGTTATGCCACCGGTCGTGGCCTGGCTTCGGTGCTGGCCGCCGGGGGCGCTGGCATCGCCATGGGCACGCGGTTCCTCATGACCCGCGAATCGCCGACACCGGTCGCGACCCTGGAGCGTTACCTGAAGGTCAACGACCCGCAACAGGTGCGCGTGACCACGGCGGTGGATGGCATGCGCCACCGCATGATCGAAAACCGTTTTATCAATCATCTGGAGAAGGCCGGTCCGTTCGGCCGCCTGCGCATTGCCCTGGGCAGCGCCTGGCAGTGGAAGCAGCAGACCGGCATGAGCCTGGGGCACATGGCCTCGGTCTTTATCCGTGCGTTGCGTGAAGACCCCTCGCAGCTGTCGCAAGTGGTGATGGCCGCCAACCAGCCGGTGCTGTTGCAGCGCTCGATGGTCGATGGCGCCCCGGACGAGGGCATCTTGCCCAGCGGCCAGGTGGCGGCGGCCATCGGCGAATTGCTCAGTTGCCGTGAAGTCATTGAAGGCATCGCCAGCGAGGCCCAGCAATGTCTGGACGCGCTCCTGGCCCGCAGCCAGACCCACCCTTCGACCCATCCCGCCAGTATTGGAGAACCCCTGTGA
- a CDS encoding enoyl-CoA hydratase has product MHSSESEFVVREDKAVYETDTPVLYSVAEGIATLTLNRPTFNNAQNSQMTYALDAAFREAVNDDNVKVIVLRGNGKHFSAGHDIGTPGRDIDKPFERAHLWWDHTNKPGGEQLYAREQEVYLGMCRRWRELPKPTIAMVQGACVAGGLMLAWVCDLIVASDDAFFQDPVVRMGIPGVEYFAHPYEMNPRIAKEFLFTGDRMSATRAWQVGMVNRMVPRDELEQATYALAAGIARQPRMGLALTKQAINHVEDLQGKRTAMDAVFAWHQFAHAHNELLSGDKLGGFDAKGMARANKQAEDKSQ; this is encoded by the coding sequence ATGCACAGCAGCGAGAGTGAATTCGTCGTCCGCGAGGACAAAGCCGTCTACGAAACAGACACACCGGTGCTGTACAGCGTGGCCGAGGGGATCGCCACGTTGACGCTGAACCGGCCGACCTTCAACAACGCGCAAAACTCGCAAATGACCTACGCGCTGGACGCCGCCTTTCGCGAGGCGGTGAACGACGACAACGTCAAGGTCATCGTCCTGCGCGGTAACGGCAAACATTTTTCGGCAGGCCACGATATCGGCACGCCTGGACGCGATATCGACAAGCCGTTCGAGCGTGCACACCTGTGGTGGGACCACACCAACAAGCCCGGTGGCGAGCAGCTGTATGCCCGCGAGCAGGAGGTGTACCTGGGCATGTGCCGGCGCTGGCGTGAACTGCCCAAGCCGACCATCGCCATGGTCCAGGGCGCATGCGTGGCGGGCGGGCTGATGCTGGCCTGGGTCTGCGATCTGATCGTCGCCAGTGATGACGCGTTCTTCCAGGATCCGGTGGTGCGCATGGGCATTCCGGGGGTGGAGTATTTTGCCCATCCCTATGAAATGAACCCGCGTATCGCCAAGGAATTCCTCTTCACCGGTGACCGCATGAGCGCCACCCGAGCCTGGCAGGTTGGCATGGTCAACCGCATGGTGCCCCGCGATGAACTGGAGCAGGCCACCTATGCCCTGGCCGCCGGCATCGCCCGTCAGCCGCGCATGGGCCTGGCCCTGACCAAACAGGCGATCAACCACGTCGAGGACCTGCAAGGCAAGCGCACGGCGATGGATGCGGTGTTCGCCTGGCACCAGTTTGCGCATGCCCATAACGAGCTGTTGTCTGGCGACAAACTGGGCGGCTTCGATGCCAAGGGCATGGCCCGGGCCAACAAGCAGGCAGAGGACAAGAGCCAATGA